In one window of Gossypium hirsutum isolate 1008001.06 chromosome A01, Gossypium_hirsutum_v2.1, whole genome shotgun sequence DNA:
- the LOC107939688 gene encoding biotin synthase, mitochondrial produces the protein MLSIRSLTTTKLVVRSCSYYYSSSTASAAAVEAERTIREGPRNDWTRQQIDSIYHSPLLDLLFHGAQVHRYAHNFREVQQCTLLSIKTGGCSEDCSYCPQSSRYHTGLKPQKLMTKDAVMQAAKQAKEAGSTRFCMGAAWRDTVRRKTNFNQILEYVKEIRDMGMEVCCTLGMLEKQQALELKKAGLTAYNHNLDTSKEYYPNIITTRTYDERLETLQHVREAGINVCSGDWGIIGLGEAVEDRVGLLHTLATLPTHPESVPINALVAVKGTPLQDQKPVEIWEMIRMIATARIVMPKSMVRLSAGRVRFSMPEQALCFLAGANSIFTGEKLLTTPNNDYDADQVMFKILGLIPKAPSFTEEEAENYDEAVSTSG, from the exons atgttgtCCATTCGATCCCTTACTACTACCAAGTTGGTGGTGAGAAGCTGTAGTTACTACTATTCTTCTTCCACTGCATCGGCTGCGGCTGTTGAAGCTGAGAGAACTATCCGGGAAGGCCCTAGGAACGACTGGACTCGCCAACAGATCGACTCCATCTACCATTCTCCCCTTCTTGATCTCCTTTTCCATGGA GCTCAAGTTCACAGATATGCTCATAACTTCAGAGAGGTGCAGCAGTGTACTCTCCTCTCAATCAAGACTGGTGGATGTAGTGAGGATTGTTCCTATTGCCCTCAATCCTCTAGGTACCATACTGGCCTAAAGCCCCAGAAGCTCATGACGAAGGATGCCGTTATGCAGGCAGCTAAACAG GCTAAAGAGGCTGGTAGTACACGCTTTTGCATGGGTGCAGCATGGAGAGACACAGTCCGAAGGAAAACTAACTTCAACCAAATTCTTGAATATGTAAAAGAAATTAG GGATATGGGGATGGAGGTGTGTTGCACTTTGGGCATGCTGGAGAAGCAGCAAGCACTTGAACTTAAGAAGGCAGGTCTTACAGCTTACAACCATAATCTCGATACTTCAAAAGAATATTATCCCAACATTATTACAACAAGAACCTATGATGAgcggttggaaacccttcaacaTGTCCGTGAAGCAGGAATTAATGTCTGTTCAGGTGATTG GGGCATTATAGGGCTTGGAGAAGCAGTAGAGGACCGGGTTGGTTTATTGCACACATTGGCTACACTCCCCACTCACCCAGAGAGTGTTCCCATTAATGCCTTGGTTGCGGTGAAAGGCACACCTCTTCAAGATCAAAAG CCAGTGGAAATATGGGAGATGATTCGGATGATTGCCACTGCTCGAATAGTGATGCCGAAATCAATGGTCAGGTTGTCAGCTGGCAGAGTTCGGTTCTCTATGCCAGAGCAGGCATTATGTTTCCTTGCTGGTGCAAATTCTATCTTCACTGGTGAGAAGCTATTGACAACTCCTAACAATGATTATGATGCTGATCAAGTCATGTTCAAAATCCTTGGACTGATTCCAAAAGCTCCCAGTTTTACTGAGGAAGAAGCAGAAAATTATGATGAAGCTGTTTCAACTTCAGGTTGA